The genomic window AATCTTCAAACAAAAAGACGCGATACTAAGAATCCAATTTATATCACGTTTTTTTAATTAGTTTGTTGTCGAACGAACAGCGAAGCGAGTGTAATCAATCCCGCGTGCTAGACACCAATCTTTTACTTCACCAGTAAGAATAAAATCTGTTTGTTGTAAATCGGAAACAGTTTTTTTACCGACTAGTGTCATGATGGATTTTAAATTTTCTTTCCAGTCATTGATTTGGCTAATGGTCTCATCGACACCATCTTTAATCATCATATTTAAAATTAGAGAAGAGATACCTACCGCTTTAGCTCCTAGAGAAAGAGCCTTTACGATATCTAATGGGTGACGAATCCCACCTGAAGCAAGGATATCAGCAGTGGTTAAGAATTCTTGTGCTTCTAGCAAAGAGATAACTGAAGATTGTCCCCAATTTTCTAAATAATCTATTTTATTTGTTTTACGACGGTAGTTTTCAATTTGAGCAAAGTTCGTGCCGCCTTTTCCACTAATATCGATTGTTTTTACGCCAGTAGCCAGAATGGATTCGATTGTTTCTCGGCTCATACCAAAACCCACTTCCTTAGCAATAATAGGAACATCTAATGCAGCGGTGATGGCACTCAATTGTTCAAGCCAATTAGAAAAATCGCGGTCTCCTTCAGGCATAATCAACTCTTGAGGAGCATTGATATGAATTTGCAAAGCGTCAGCCTTCAGCAAATCTACAGCTTTTTTAGCATTTTCAACTGTTTGACCTGTTCCGAGATTAGCAAAGACAAGACCAGCTGGATTAACCTCTCTGATAATCGTAAAGCTATCTTTTACACTTGGATCTTTTAAAGCTGCACTCACTGAACCGGTTGACATAGCGATACCTGTTTCGTGAGCAACAGTAGCGAGCTTTTTATTGATTTTTTTTGTCCAGTCACTGCCACCGGTCATAGCGTTAATGTAAAAAGGGAAATCCAACCGAAATGAAGCAAAAGAGGTTGAAAGATTAACCTCTTCAACAGACATTTGTGGGAAAGAATGATGGACATAATGGAGTGCATCAAAATCAGACTTAGAAGATTCTTGGAAAAAATTCATTGCTAAAGAGACGTGTTCATTTTTCCGGTTATTTGCAGGGTTCATGAAAATCATCCTTTCTTTATATAAGTTATTTATTTGTATAAACGTGTAGAGGCAAATTCGTGATGCCTTCTTTTTCCCAAGCCGTCATTAAAGGCAATAATCCTTCTCTACGATTAAACAAGACAATTCCACAGTCGCCTCCACCAGCACCAGACGATTTTGCTGCACCATGATACTGTTCAGCTACGTTACATAATTGAGTTAAGGCAGGAGTTTCAATAATGACACCCGTATCTTGGCTCATTTTTATTAAAAGCTCACGGTTTTTTCTAATTTGTTGTTGAATCATCTGGATGTCGTTATGCTGAAACCCTTCAATCATTTGGTTCACACATTGCTTGCTGTCTTTTAAAAAGTTGTCATACGCATTTTTATCACGATTTCTTTGATTGGTTACTTCATCAACTAAATCGGAAGTAGAAGCAGGCGAACCTGTCCAGCCAATAACCAAACGCAAATCGCGAGGTGGCGTTAAAGGCTTAATAGAAAGAAGAGGCCAGTCGTTATCAATTAATTCTTTTATAGAATACTGTTCTTTTTTTTGTTGAGAAGCGACCCAATCACGATCAAAAGTAGTAAAGGCTATCCAGCCACCATAAACACTAGCTGCTACATCGCCACAAGACCCGTTACTTTTGACAGACAGATGAGCTAAAGCAGCTAGTTTAAACACTAATTCATCATTAGAATCTAAGTTGTAAAACTGACACAAAGCTTTGATAGTAGCGACAGTAACAGCGGCGCTAGAGCCTAAGCCATACTTTCGACCGTTAGAGCTGTCTAACTCGCTGTCTATTGTTATACTAAAAAAAGCGAGCTCTTTGTTTAGTTCTTTAGCGTATTTTTCTGTAACTGTAATAGCTGCCAAAATATAATGAAAAGGATTTTCTCGTTTATCTAAGACCAGTTGATCATTGTGTCTTCTCCATAAAATAGGTAAATTTCCATATTGGAAGGAAGTAATACTGCCAACATGTTTTGTCTGTTCAAGAGATACCGTAATAAATTGATCAACGGCTACGATAATAGCCGGATGGCCAGGTTCGACCACGGCGTATTCACCCGCAATATAAAGCTTACCAGGTGCTGAGACTTCTATCATTTACTATTTCCTCCTTTGAGATTCAATCGAAATCTCTACTTTGTCAGAACTTTGAGACCTTCACCAGGTTTAGCAATAATTAATTGCTCTGGATTAAATTGTTTTGCAAATCGTGCTTTTATTTTTTCACTATCCGTTAAGCGACAAAGAACTTTGACGTTCGGGCCTGCATCCATTGTAAAATAACACGAAATACCTTCTTGGCGCAATTGTCGGACCAGCTGCATTGCAACGACACTATCTGGTTCCCAATAAGAAAGAGGGGGGTTAGCGCCTAGCATTGTGCCATGCATTTTCATTCCATTGCTTTCAGTTATTTCGCCCATTTTTTGGAAATCTTGTAAGCGAATAGCTTTTTTTATTTCGATTAAATCGTTAGCCGTACTGTCTAGCCAACCGGTGTAAAAAGGTGAGGTTTCTACTGTGTTTTTCATCCCTTCACGACTGGACATTTCTTTTTTACGACTGTTAACAACGACGACAAGCATCCCGATATCCCAATCAGCGTCGTCAATTGGCACAGCGTAAGAATCAGCAGCACAAGTACCCATCTGCCATTCAACAAAGCCACCATAGATACTACGTGTAGCTGATCCAGACCCTCTACGTGCATAGAGAGACAATTCACGTTGAGTTAATTGAAGATGACACGCTAAGTTAGCAGCACCTGCCAAAGCAGCCATTCCAGATGCAGAAGAAGCTAGGCCAGCTGCCGTAGGAACAAAGTTGGTACTTTTAATTAATGCAGGAGAAGAAATGCCGGCAGGTTTTCTAAATAAATTTAGGAAAGTGCTGACTTTTTCTGTAGCTGTTTTATTTTGTAAACGATCATTTAAGTAAAAAGTATCGGATTGAAGAGAGTTATCAAAAGTAACCGAAGTATCCGTATAGAAAGCATCTAACGTTAAAGAAAGACTACTACTCGCTGGTAAGATAAGTGCTTCGTCTCTTTTTCCCCAGTACTTTATCAAAGCAATGTTTGTATGCGCTCGAACTATTTTTTCAGTCATCATACCCGTCCTTTCTCATGTTGTAAAGCCATGTGTGCTGAGCGCCTGCTTCTAGCAAGTCCGTAGCTAGTCGTTTAGCAGCAGTTTCGTTTTTTGCTAAGGCAATCATACAGCCCCCACGTCCGCCGCCGGTTAGTTTCGCACCCAATGCACCTGAGTCTAATGCAGTATCAACAAGGCAATCTAATTCGCGATTACTGACACCTAATGAGCTAAGTAACTTGTGTGCTTGAGTCATATTAGTTCCTAAGGTAATAGCTTGATTTTTTTCGATGGCTAATTTAGTCTTTTTAGCTAATTGACCTAATTGTTTTATCAAATAACCGGTTTGCTTAGGTGCAGATTGATACAACTGCGCAATGTGTTCGACTGCTTCTTTTGTTTGGCCTGTGATACCTGTATCGGCTACGACTAAGTAAGCGGTCATATTAAGTGGAAAGAATTCAAATTCTTGGCCTTTAACATAGTAAAGAGGAGAATTGCTACTGGTCATTGCCGCATCTAAACCGCTCGGATTGCCGTGTGCAATCGTTTCAGAGATATTGGTTAATTCTAACAGAACAGTATTCGATAAAGGTTCATCAAAATAACGAAACAAAGCACGAATAGTTGCTACAGCAACAGCGGCACTAGAGCCCATTCCTCTTTCAGCAGGAATCGTACTGCTAATAGTAATAGTAAAGTTCTCTAAGGGTTTAGCTAAGGTCTTGACGGTTTCTTTAATGACTGTTGCTAAATTTAATAAACGTTTAGGAGCTTGAGATAACGGTCCTTTATAAAAAAAACAATCTAGTATAACCGGTCCAGTCGTTGTTTCAATGACCGTTTCAATCGCAGTAGCAAGAAAGGGAATCGCGATAGCGGGTTCACCGTAAACAACGGAATGTTCGCCTATCAAGATAATTTTTCCGTTTGATATGCCCGTTTTTTTCATAAGAGATCTCCTTTTTCATTCTGTTTTTTTATAAGAGTGTTAATTTTTCAATAATCCAAGGTGCAGCATATAATGTCATAAACTGAATACCATAATTGACACCCATCTTATTTAATGAACCGCAAACAATTCCAATTAATAAGACTCCAAAGATGTTAATCAGTCCTGCATCCATATAAGCTAGCAATAAAATGAAAGAAATAAATAATCCGAGAACAGCTTCATGCGGAATTTTAGTTAATACAAACCGCGAAATGACTTCAGCGTAACGATTAATAACAAAATAAGAAAGGCTGCTCGCGATTAAAGCTCCAACTAAAATAGCCCAAACAAAATCGCTTCTACTCAGTAGATGGTGTAAATTATTATCAACAGTAAAAACAGGTGGGGCATTGAATAAAGCATTTCCTGGTCCAATAGATGTCGGGGACAAAGGAATACCTAAAGCAATTAACGGGATAATGATACCAGATAAGTACGTTGATTGTGCTAAAGCACTCATTACTGTAATGCTTGTAGAAGCTTTTTCAATTAGATCTTTTTTTCTATTTCCAGCAGCTCCACCAATTAAAATAATCAAACCAACCGGACTTAAAACAAAGAAAAAGTTCGCTAGCATAGCGGCAAAAGAAGCAGATTTCACTTCTGATTTTGTTAGAATTTTAAATGGATTTAACGTTTGTTTGCCACTCATTTTATTAGAAAGTGTAATAGATTTTGGCTGATCTGTTAGCATACTTGCTAGACCTTCTTTTGTTAATAGTGAAAACAATGAGATAATTAAAGGTCCAATCGTAATTCCTAAGAAGAAAGACGTCGTAATAGTGGTTTCTCTAGGGACAACTTCCATTCCCCAATAAAGGTAGCGCAAACTTTGAAACAACAGCGCCAAAGGAACAATGCTTAATAAAGCTAGGACTTTATTTTTTCCGATTAAGGATAAAAAGACAGCTCCAATAACAAATAATAGTGGAGCATATGGCTGAATAATTGTACCATAAGGAGCGAGTAAATTAGCCACAATAAGCGAAATAGGAATAGCAATAACGGTACCAATCAATGAACCAGCAGCCATTTTTTTGATTGTGATAGCGGATAGGCCTTTATTTTTCAAAAAAAGAGCGTGCTCAATCATTGGACTAGACATTACGCCGCCCGGTAAACCAACGAGTGCAGTTGGCATCGCATTAGTTAAATTCAGTGTTATGATAGCTGAAATAAAAAAAGTTAAGATAATGATTGGTGGTGCTCCAGCTAGAACAAGTGCAAGTGTGACGGGAAGAAGCACCGATGTTTCATCCGTTCCTGGAATAAAACCAATAAAGGTATACAATAAAAAAGCTGATAAAGAAGCAAAAATCATTTGAGAGAGTAAAAGAATTGTCATTCGTCATTCATTCCTTTTTGAGTAAGAGCTTGCTTATCTTGTTCAGTAATTGCAACGGCATTTGTTATCACGCGCTTTGGTTTAATAACTACACTGGAAACAATAAAACCAATCAAGGCTCCAGCTAATCCAAAGAATAATTGTTTGGTTTTATCGCCAGCAGGAGCTAAGAAAAAAGCACCCATCGTCGAGAAACTTGAAAATGAAATGGCTAAAACTAAACTTCGAATAGCGACAACATCCCCCCAAATTTCAACCAATTTATTTTTGCTTTCTTTCATATTCATCCTCCTATTAATAGCAATACATCTTGCGCCAAAACAATAAAAAAAGAGGATAAGTATTCTATCCTTAACAAACTAATACTACACTAAATAGCGTATTCCTGACTAGTTAAGTTTCTTTAAAGATAACGTACTTAATTAAACGCATTTAAGAGAAGACTACAAAAAAAACAAATTATTTGTTATACTTATACAGAAGTTTATAAGAACATGGAGGGCCGCTGTATGAAAGAATCAGCAACATTTCATATCATCGAACGGGATGAATGGAAAGAATTAAATATAAAGACAGTTGCTCCACTGAGTCATCAAGAATTAGAAGAGTTAACGGGTTTAAATGACCGCATTTCTCTATTAGACGTTGAAGAAGTTTATGTACCTATTATTCAATTATTAGATGTCTATATTCACCAATATGAACATTTGCAAGCAAAAAAGAATGCTTTTTTAGGACAAGAAATTGTTAAAAAACCTTATATTATTGGGATAGCAGGAAGTGTTGCTGTGGGCAAAAGTACGGTTGCGAGGTTATTACAGACGCTCCTTTCTCGTGTTTACAAGGATAAAACTGTTGATATGATCACTACTGATGGCTTTCTTTATCCAAATGAGATTTTACGAAAAGAACAGCTAATAGATCGAAAAGGCTTTCCTGAAAGTTACGATATGGCAAGGTTGATTACTTTTTTAGGAGATGTGAAAAATGGGAAGGAACGAGTCGTTTCTCCGGTTTACTCACATCAAATTTACGATATTATAGAAGATGAATTTCATGTGTTGTACCAACCCGATATCCTAATAGTAGAGGGAATCAATATTCTTCAGTTGCCAACGAATGAGCAAATTTATATTAGTGATTTTTTTGATTTTTCCATCTATGTAGATGCTGAACCAGACCAAATTGAAAAATGGTATTTGGAACGCTTTGGTACATTGTTGGATACAGCCTTTATGGATCCAAGTAACTATTATTATCCCTATGCTCAAGGTGATCGAGCAGACGCATTTTTAATGGCGCGAGGTATTTGGAAAAAAGTTAACTTAAAAAACTTAACGGAGTTTATTATGCCAACCCGAAATCGGGCAGATCTAATTTTGCATAAAAGCGAAAATCATTTTATTGATCGCTTATTGCTTCGAAAGTATTAAAAAAAAAAAAAAAAGCGTTTTCGACATATTGATTTGTCAACTCATACTCGATACAATGAAGCGTAACAGAGAAGTATAATCTAAATTAGATAACGAACTGGAATGAATAAAAAACAGATGGGGTGAATTGTGTGGCACTAACGACTGATTTAACAGAGGTTGAAAAGATTGTTGTACTGGATTTTGGGAGTCAATACAATCAATTAATAACACGACGCATTCGAGAATTTGGCGTGTTTTCTGAACTGATTTCTCATAAAGTAACAGCAGAAGAATTAAGCAAGATGAATGCCAAAGGAATTATTTTCTCAGGTGGACCAATGAGTGTGTACGATGAAGGGGCTTATTCTGTTGATCCTGCAATCTTTAAATTAGGTATTCCTATCTTAGGTATTTGTTATGGTATGCAATTGATGACAACGGCATTAGGTGGAAAAGTAGAAGTAAGCTCAAATCGCGAATATGGTAAAGCAGACATCAAACTAACAGATACCTCTGCACCTCTATTCGGTGGTTTAGCAAGAACAGAAACGGTCTGGATGAGTCACGGTGATTTAGTTACTCAAGTGCCTGTAGGCTTTGAAGTTGCTGCAACAAGTCTCCACTGTCCAATCGCATCAATGGTTGACTCGAAAAGAAATTTCCACGCAGTCCAATTTCATCCAGAAGTACGCCATACTGAACAAGGAAATGCGATGCTAAAGAACTTTGCTTTTTCTGTCTGTGGATGCGAAGGAACTTGGAGTATCAGCAACTTTATCGAAATTGAAATTGCAAAAATTCGTGAAACAGTTGGAACTAAAAATGTCTTGTTAGCTCTATCAGGCGGAGTAGACTCAAGCGTTGTTGGGGTCCTATTGCAAAAAGCTATTGGCGATCAATTAACCTGTATTTTTGTTGACCATGGCTTATTGCGTAAAAATGAAGGCGATCAAGTTATGGATAGCCTAGAAGGCAAATTCGGCTTAAATGTCATCAGAGTAGACGCTAAAAAACGCTTTATGGATAAATTAATAGGCGTGAGTGATCCTGAACAAAAGCGTAAAATTATTGGAAATGAATTTATTTATGTTTTTGATGACGAAGCTACAAAATTAAAAGGCATTGAATTCTTAGCACAAGGAACCCTTTATACAGATGTGATTGAAAGTGGAACAGATACCGCTCAAACGATTAAATCACACCATAATGTAGGTGGGCTTCCTGAAGACATGCAATTCAAATTAATTGAACCATTAAATACCTTATTCAAAGACGAAGTTCGTGAATTAGGAATTGAATTGGGTATGCCTGAGAGCTTAGTATGGCGTCAACCTTTCCCAGGTCCTGGCTTAGGAATACGTGTACTTGGCGAATTAACAGAAGAAAAAATAGAAATCGTTCGTGAAAGTGATGCTATTTTACGTGAAGAAATCGCCTTAGCTGGACTAGATCGAGACGTCTGGCAATACTTTACCGTCTTACCTGGTATCCGCAGTGTCGGTGTGATGGGTGATGGTCGTACGTATGATTACACTGTTGGTGTTCGTGCTGTTACTTCAATTGATGGGATGACAAGTGACTTTGCTCGTCTTCCATGGGATGTCTTGCAAAAAATATCCGTTCGTATCGTAAACGAAGTGGCGAACGTTAACCGTATCGTATATGATATAACGAGTAAACCACCATCAACTATCGAGTGGGAATAGAATAAGAAGAAATAGCCTTACAAGTTTTATAAAAAAACTTGTAAGGCTATTTTTTTCATCACAAGATTTGGACACCTTTTATTATGAATAGATATAAACACGCAACAAAAGCCTCTTTCTATAGCCGTAGATAATATAGAAAGAAAATCGTTTATGTAAGATTAAATCGTGTTTAATGAAAATCGAAGTGACAAAGAATGAATATAATTGTATGTGTATCACTAAAACTAAAATACAATCTAGTAAGAAAAAATAATCGTTTGATTGATTTTGATTGAGCAGTTTTTTTACTTAAAATAGCTTGTTCAACTATTCTGCTTATTTTTTCTTTCTCAGCTATTGACCGATAGTATTTATCGCGTTCGTATATAGTGAATGTGTCAGATTATTGTCGCGATTAAAATGAAAGTAGTATCATGTTTTGTTTTTAAATTAACCTCTTTCGAATACTTCATGGTATAATTAAATTACAAAAAAAATAGATAAAAATAAGTATAATTAGTAGGTTTCTAATGAATACGTTATTGAAACTTTATATAGAATTGCTAAAGGATTTATTTTAACTAAGGGCAAGCATTCTTAATTTATACCATGCGAATTTAACGTTGTTTATTGGGAATGCATTAGCATCAATACACCACGGAAATTACATGGTTTTTTTTATTATAAAAACTATAGCAAAACGGTCTATTCAGTA from Carnobacterium iners includes these protein-coding regions:
- a CDS encoding phosphomevalonate kinase, which translates into the protein MIEVSAPGKLYIAGEYAVVEPGHPAIIVAVDQFITVSLEQTKHVGSITSFQYGNLPILWRRHNDQLVLDKRENPFHYILAAITVTEKYAKELNKELAFFSITIDSELDSSNGRKYGLGSSAAVTVATIKALCQFYNLDSNDELVFKLAALAHLSVKSNGSCGDVAASVYGGWIAFTTFDRDWVASQQKKEQYSIKELIDNDWPLLSIKPLTPPRDLRLVIGWTGSPASTSDLVDEVTNQRNRDKNAYDNFLKDSKQCVNQMIEGFQHNDIQMIQQQIRKNRELLIKMSQDTGVIIETPALTQLCNVAEQYHGAAKSSGAGGGDCGIVLFNRREGLLPLMTAWEKEGITNLPLHVYTNK
- a CDS encoding tripartite tricarboxylate transporter permease, giving the protein MTILLLSQMIFASLSAFLLYTFIGFIPGTDETSVLLPVTLALVLAGAPPIIILTFFISAIITLNLTNAMPTALVGLPGGVMSSPMIEHALFLKNKGLSAITIKKMAAGSLIGTVIAIPISLIVANLLAPYGTIIQPYAPLLFVIGAVFLSLIGKNKVLALLSIVPLALLFQSLRYLYWGMEVVPRETTITTSFFLGITIGPLIISLFSLLTKEGLASMLTDQPKSITLSNKMSGKQTLNPFKILTKSEVKSASFAAMLANFFFVLSPVGLIILIGGAAGNRKKDLIEKASTSITVMSALAQSTYLSGIIIPLIALGIPLSPTSIGPGNALFNAPPVFTVDNNLHHLLSRSDFVWAILVGALIASSLSYFVINRYAEVISRFVLTKIPHEAVLGLFISFILLLAYMDAGLINIFGVLLIGIVCGSLNKMGVNYGIQFMTLYAAPWIIEKLTLL
- the mvk gene encoding mevalonate kinase — its product is MKKTGISNGKIILIGEHSVVYGEPAIAIPFLATAIETVIETTTGPVILDCFFYKGPLSQAPKRLLNLATVIKETVKTLAKPLENFTITISSTIPAERGMGSSAAVAVATIRALFRYFDEPLSNTVLLELTNISETIAHGNPSGLDAAMTSSNSPLYYVKGQEFEFFPLNMTAYLVVADTGITGQTKEAVEHIAQLYQSAPKQTGYLIKQLGQLAKKTKLAIEKNQAITLGTNMTQAHKLLSSLGVSNRELDCLVDTALDSGALGAKLTGGGRGGCMIALAKNETAAKRLATDLLEAGAQHTWLYNMRKDGYDD
- the guaA gene encoding glutamine-hydrolyzing GMP synthase, which produces MALTTDLTEVEKIVVLDFGSQYNQLITRRIREFGVFSELISHKVTAEELSKMNAKGIIFSGGPMSVYDEGAYSVDPAIFKLGIPILGICYGMQLMTTALGGKVEVSSNREYGKADIKLTDTSAPLFGGLARTETVWMSHGDLVTQVPVGFEVAATSLHCPIASMVDSKRNFHAVQFHPEVRHTEQGNAMLKNFAFSVCGCEGTWSISNFIEIEIAKIRETVGTKNVLLALSGGVDSSVVGVLLQKAIGDQLTCIFVDHGLLRKNEGDQVMDSLEGKFGLNVIRVDAKKRFMDKLIGVSDPEQKRKIIGNEFIYVFDDEATKLKGIEFLAQGTLYTDVIESGTDTAQTIKSHHNVGGLPEDMQFKLIEPLNTLFKDEVRELGIELGMPESLVWRQPFPGPGLGIRVLGELTEEKIEIVRESDAILREEIALAGLDRDVWQYFTVLPGIRSVGVMGDGRTYDYTVGVRAVTSIDGMTSDFARLPWDVLQKISVRIVNEVANVNRIVYDITSKPPSTIEWE
- the fni gene encoding type 2 isopentenyl-diphosphate Delta-isomerase, which gives rise to MNPANNRKNEHVSLAMNFFQESSKSDFDALHYVHHSFPQMSVEEVNLSTSFASFRLDFPFYINAMTGGSDWTKKINKKLATVAHETGIAMSTGSVSAALKDPSVKDSFTIIREVNPAGLVFANLGTGQTVENAKKAVDLLKADALQIHINAPQELIMPEGDRDFSNWLEQLSAITAALDVPIIAKEVGFGMSRETIESILATGVKTIDISGKGGTNFAQIENYRRKTNKIDYLENWGQSSVISLLEAQEFLTTADILASGGIRHPLDIVKALSLGAKAVGISSLILNMMIKDGVDETISQINDWKENLKSIMTLVGKKTVSDLQQTDFILTGEVKDWCLARGIDYTRFAVRSTTN
- the coaA gene encoding type I pantothenate kinase; amino-acid sequence: MKESATFHIIERDEWKELNIKTVAPLSHQELEELTGLNDRISLLDVEEVYVPIIQLLDVYIHQYEHLQAKKNAFLGQEIVKKPYIIGIAGSVAVGKSTVARLLQTLLSRVYKDKTVDMITTDGFLYPNEILRKEQLIDRKGFPESYDMARLITFLGDVKNGKERVVSPVYSHQIYDIIEDEFHVLYQPDILIVEGINILQLPTNEQIYISDFFDFSIYVDAEPDQIEKWYLERFGTLLDTAFMDPSNYYYPYAQGDRADAFLMARGIWKKVNLKNLTEFIMPTRNRADLILHKSENHFIDRLLLRKY
- the mvaD gene encoding diphosphomevalonate decarboxylase, producing MTEKIVRAHTNIALIKYWGKRDEALILPASSSLSLTLDAFYTDTSVTFDNSLQSDTFYLNDRLQNKTATEKVSTFLNLFRKPAGISSPALIKSTNFVPTAAGLASSASGMAALAGAANLACHLQLTQRELSLYARRGSGSATRSIYGGFVEWQMGTCAADSYAVPIDDADWDIGMLVVVVNSRKKEMSSREGMKNTVETSPFYTGWLDSTANDLIEIKKAIRLQDFQKMGEITESNGMKMHGTMLGANPPLSYWEPDSVVAMQLVRQLRQEGISCYFTMDAGPNVKVLCRLTDSEKIKARFAKQFNPEQLIIAKPGEGLKVLTK